A window of the Microscilla marina ATCC 23134 genome harbors these coding sequences:
- a CDS encoding DUF4272 domain-containing protein — protein MVNVAVRKGLLGTEKKFQLSYRERAKPSYQISELDSPLTQNLAGMLNFVGDLQSTNEEVKGLLMAKIKTLNFECAVLCSPLVRTMLTGFIEQVIQQLDAIVFAQAKVIIGKSKVQQFLDKNLDLILDLNGKCGIDDLSVHINSQYFDAPPENANEAQLARKVGSEKILKAHEVKVNVQLPVIVAEDEVKLRAPHEVAERVTVLAITTSVAFGGLSGEGALNYLAQYKLQEALTPRERAFLQNPTEELKSQETWKCEGIWTLMWALGVVDELSFPDTLANLNDIPVEQYPIGENKNPRDFIESMTTLRDKSEVLNTNDLYYRMHWACVDARIARQAMKAVHPGVVYERHYALNWLINYRNQPWDEVTCDT, from the coding sequence TTGGTAAATGTAGCAGTAAGAAAAGGTTTACTCGGTACCGAGAAAAAGTTTCAGTTGTCGTACCGTGAGCGTGCCAAACCATCGTACCAAATCAGTGAACTGGATAGCCCACTTACGCAAAACCTTGCCGGAATGCTCAATTTTGTAGGAGACTTGCAAAGTACCAACGAAGAGGTAAAGGGCTTACTGATGGCAAAAATAAAAACGTTGAACTTTGAGTGTGCGGTGTTATGTTCGCCACTGGTGCGTACTATGCTCACTGGTTTTATAGAACAAGTCATTCAACAATTAGATGCTATAGTGTTTGCTCAGGCCAAAGTGATCATTGGTAAGTCGAAAGTGCAACAGTTTTTAGACAAAAATCTTGACCTGATCTTAGACCTGAACGGCAAATGTGGAATAGATGACCTTAGTGTACACATCAACTCTCAATACTTTGATGCCCCACCCGAAAATGCCAACGAAGCCCAACTTGCCCGCAAGGTTGGCAGTGAAAAGATATTGAAAGCACATGAGGTAAAAGTAAACGTCCAGCTACCTGTCATTGTTGCCGAGGATGAGGTGAAGTTGCGCGCTCCCCACGAAGTAGCCGAAAGAGTAACGGTGCTTGCCATTACTACGTCGGTGGCTTTTGGTGGTCTTAGTGGCGAAGGAGCCTTGAATTACCTTGCTCAATATAAGTTACAAGAGGCATTAACTCCCCGTGAACGGGCTTTTTTGCAAAATCCTACTGAGGAGCTTAAAAGTCAGGAAACCTGGAAATGCGAAGGCATTTGGACGCTCATGTGGGCATTAGGAGTAGTAGATGAGTTATCTTTTCCTGATACATTGGCCAATCTGAATGACATTCCAGTAGAGCAGTATCCAATAGGAGAAAATAAAAATCCCCGTGATTTTATAGAAAGTATGACTACCTTGCGCGATAAAAGCGAAGTGTTGAACACCAATGACTTGTATTACCGTATGCACTGGGCTTGTGTAGATGCTCGTATTGCCAGACAAGCAATGAAGGCAGTACACCCTGGGGTGGTATACGAGCGTCATTATGCCCTCAATTGGTTGATTAATTATCGCAACCAACCTTGGGACGAGGTAACCTGTGATACTTGA
- a CDS encoding ArnT family glycosyltransferase: MNSKTISWLIAVGAALLFIPMLGVTHLFDWDEINFAESAREMLVTGNYAQVQVDFKPFWEKPPLFFWIQALSMKIFGVNEFAARFPNALIGIITLALIYHIGTNIYNSRFGLWWVLVYAGSLLPHFYFKSGIIDPLFNLFIFLGVYQLYLLSLRKNTGKRYQKAALAGIFIGLGILTKGPVAMLLSGLTLIIYWVLSRKWSTFKIPELLVFGLVALVVSFAWFLPETLQNGFWFISEFIKYQLDLASSTSTGHEQPIFYHPIVLLLGCFPASIYFLRSFQRNSEDTEEQRHFKLWMKTLFWVVLTVFSLITTKIMHYSSMCYFPLTFMAATYIFHIEQQRFRFARWLGIFIGLIGTVVALLLAALPILINYKEKFIPLIEDKFAVANLDAVVHWSGLESAIGFLLLGVVITTLVYWNRKNPVLGAKALFVTTLLAVQVIIYVFIPKVEKYTQAAAIEFMKSKQNEDCYVGTIGYKSYAQYFYTARTPQKSPKQNTEEWYLTGKSDKTVYLVSRIDRTQRLDELIKAGHPIKKIGEKNGFVFFRREASLNK, from the coding sequence ATGAATAGCAAAACTATTAGTTGGCTGATAGCCGTAGGAGCCGCCCTTTTGTTTATCCCTATGTTAGGGGTAACCCATTTGTTTGACTGGGATGAGATCAATTTTGCCGAAAGTGCCCGCGAAATGCTCGTTACTGGCAACTATGCCCAAGTACAGGTAGACTTTAAGCCTTTTTGGGAAAAACCTCCCCTGTTTTTCTGGATTCAGGCACTTTCTATGAAAATATTTGGTGTCAATGAGTTTGCGGCACGCTTTCCCAATGCCCTGATAGGTATCATTACTCTTGCACTTATTTACCACATAGGAACCAACATCTATAATTCCCGCTTTGGGTTGTGGTGGGTATTGGTATATGCAGGGTCATTATTGCCTCATTTTTATTTCAAGTCAGGCATCATCGACCCACTTTTCAACTTATTTATATTTTTGGGAGTATACCAGCTTTACTTATTAAGCTTGCGCAAAAACACAGGTAAACGCTATCAAAAAGCTGCCCTGGCAGGTATTTTTATTGGGTTGGGTATTCTTACCAAAGGGCCGGTGGCAATGCTGCTTTCGGGACTTACCCTCATTATTTATTGGGTACTTAGTCGTAAGTGGAGCACTTTTAAAATTCCTGAATTATTGGTCTTTGGCTTGGTGGCGCTTGTGGTCTCATTTGCCTGGTTTTTGCCCGAAACCCTCCAAAATGGCTTTTGGTTTATTTCTGAGTTTATCAAATACCAACTCGACTTGGCAAGTTCTACCTCTACCGGGCACGAACAACCCATTTTTTATCACCCTATAGTGTTGTTATTGGGCTGTTTTCCGGCAAGTATTTACTTTTTGCGCTCGTTTCAACGCAACAGTGAAGATACCGAAGAGCAACGACACTTTAAACTGTGGATGAAAACCTTGTTTTGGGTAGTCTTAACAGTGTTTTCGCTCATCACCACCAAAATTATGCACTACTCATCTATGTGCTATTTTCCACTTACTTTTATGGCCGCCACCTATATTTTCCATATTGAGCAACAACGCTTTCGTTTTGCCCGTTGGTTGGGTATTTTTATCGGATTGATAGGCACCGTAGTAGCCTTATTGCTGGCGGCTTTGCCTATTCTCATCAATTATAAAGAAAAATTCATTCCTTTGATTGAAGATAAATTTGCTGTGGCAAATCTCGACGCCGTAGTGCATTGGTCAGGACTGGAGTCTGCTATTGGCTTTTTATTGCTGGGAGTAGTCATTACTACGTTGGTATATTGGAATCGAAAAAATCCCGTGTTGGGGGCAAAAGCCTTGTTTGTCACTACTTTGCTTGCTGTACAAGTGATCATTTATGTGTTTATTCCCAAGGTAGAAAAGTATACCCAAGCGGCTGCTATAGAGTTTATGAAATCGAAACAAAACGAAGATTGTTATGTAGGCACTATTGGGTATAAAAGTTACGCACAGTATTTTTATACAGCACGTACCCCACAAAAAAGCCCCAAGCAAAATACCGAAGAGTGGTATTTGACGGGTAAGTCAGATAAAACCGTTTATCTGGTATCACGTATTGACCGTACTCAGCGTTTAGATGAACTCATCAAGGCGGGGCATCCAATCAAAAAAATTGGCGAAAAGAACGGCTTTGTGTTTTTCAGGCGTGAAGCAAGCCTCAACAAATAA
- a CDS encoding thermonuclease family protein yields the protein MENQTIMIIMGVVTVGILLLYFFFTQNYDNGEVIQVLDADTIIVRTKRYKKKKMRLIGVDSPERSNNIFKFNPAYARHADKFVRRRLKPGTPIYLDYDKKKFDQYGRLLAYLYVRKTGRCLNEDLLRKGYGVVQKDRYNKRLIKKFMKIEAEAKRERRGVWSRGPRL from the coding sequence ATGGAGAACCAAACTATAATGATTATCATGGGGGTAGTAACAGTAGGCATATTGCTACTGTATTTTTTCTTTACCCAAAACTATGACAATGGCGAAGTTATTCAAGTATTGGATGCCGACACGATCATCGTGAGAACCAAACGCTATAAAAAGAAAAAAATGAGGCTGATTGGGGTAGATAGTCCCGAAAGGTCAAACAATATTTTTAAGTTCAATCCTGCGTATGCCCGGCACGCCGATAAGTTTGTAAGGAGAAGGCTTAAGCCTGGTACCCCGATTTACCTTGATTATGATAAAAAGAAATTTGACCAATATGGGCGACTGCTTGCCTACTTGTATGTGCGCAAAACAGGTAGGTGCCTCAACGAAGACTTGCTGAGAAAGGGTTATGGAGTAGTGCAAAAGGACAGATATAATAAAAGACTTATAAAGAAGTTTATGAAAATAGAAGCAGAAGCCAAGCGTGAACGAAGAGGGGTATGGAGCAGAGGACCACGTTTGTAA
- the tsaE gene encoding tRNA (adenosine(37)-N6)-threonylcarbamoyltransferase complex ATPase subunit type 1 TsaE has translation MQITYRELSELANVANQIIQFANGQPKPAKIWVFDGEMGAGKTTLIKEIGRQMDIVDTIQSPTYSIVNEYQSVSGEAFYHFDFYRLKNETEALDMGYEEYFYDNSYCFIEWASKIPSLMPENYLKIAIILQSDYRIIELTQYE, from the coding sequence ATGCAAATAACTTATCGTGAGCTGAGCGAGCTGGCAAATGTTGCCAACCAAATTATCCAGTTTGCTAATGGACAACCCAAACCCGCAAAAATTTGGGTGTTTGACGGAGAAATGGGCGCAGGAAAAACCACCTTGATCAAAGAAATAGGAAGGCAAATGGACATTGTTGACACCATTCAGAGCCCTACCTATTCTATTGTAAACGAATACCAAAGCGTCTCGGGAGAGGCTTTCTATCATTTTGATTTTTATCGGCTCAAAAACGAAACTGAGGCACTGGACATGGGCTACGAAGAATATTTTTATGACAATAGTTATTGTTTTATAGAATGGGCTTCAAAAATCCCCAGCTTGATGCCCGAAAATTATCTAAAAATTGCTATTATACTGCAATCTGATTACCGAATCATTGAATTGACCCAATATGAGTAA
- a CDS encoding alanine dehydrogenase, which yields MSKQSYTEGTALTKEQLVLYPSEQLAPIKKKAEKLFIGIPKEKSKSEKRVSLRPEAVEILVRNGHEIRVEAGAGLGAKFTDQQYSEAGAEVCYSAKEVFEADMILKIDPPTHEEIEYMRFGRTIVSSLPMARMDTAYFKALMQKKCIGIAYQFIQNRIGEMPLIRSMNEIAGSTVMLIASEYLSSAHNGRGIILGGITGVPPTRVVIIGAGTVGEYAARTAIGLGAETQIFDKDIYKLRRIKYAVGHQMYTSTIDTGILEEAISRADVVIGAMRAEKGLTPCVVTEEMVQQMKPNSIIIDVSIDQGGVFSTSEVTTHENPIFKKYDVIHYCVPNIASRVSRTSSTALSNIFTPYLMKISKAGGMDEMIFTSKWFMEGVYAYKGSLTNRFIADKLDMPYKDLGLLMAARI from the coding sequence ATGAGTAAGCAATCGTACACAGAAGGCACAGCCCTTACCAAAGAACAATTGGTACTTTATCCAAGTGAGCAGTTGGCGCCTATCAAAAAAAAGGCAGAAAAACTGTTCATTGGTATACCCAAAGAAAAAAGTAAATCTGAAAAGCGGGTATCATTGCGCCCCGAAGCCGTAGAAATACTGGTACGCAATGGACACGAGATAAGGGTAGAAGCCGGAGCTGGGCTTGGTGCCAAGTTTACCGACCAGCAGTACAGCGAAGCTGGGGCAGAGGTATGTTATTCTGCCAAAGAAGTGTTCGAGGCAGACATGATCTTAAAGATAGACCCCCCTACTCACGAAGAAATAGAGTATATGAGGTTTGGGCGCACCATAGTGTCGTCATTGCCTATGGCACGTATGGACACTGCCTACTTTAAAGCTTTGATGCAAAAAAAATGCATCGGTATTGCCTACCAGTTTATTCAAAACCGTATTGGCGAAATGCCTTTGATTCGTTCTATGAACGAAATAGCTGGCAGCACAGTGATGCTTATCGCCTCTGAGTACCTCAGCAGTGCCCACAATGGCAGAGGCATTATTTTGGGAGGAATTACTGGTGTACCCCCTACTCGTGTAGTCATTATTGGGGCAGGTACAGTGGGCGAGTATGCTGCACGTACAGCCATTGGATTGGGTGCTGAAACCCAAATTTTTGATAAAGATATTTATAAATTGCGCCGGATTAAATATGCTGTAGGGCACCAAATGTATACCTCTACTATAGACACAGGTATATTAGAAGAGGCCATTTCACGCGCTGACGTTGTAATAGGTGCTATGCGTGCCGAGAAAGGGCTGACTCCTTGTGTAGTAACCGAAGAAATGGTGCAGCAAATGAAACCCAACTCTATCATTATAGATGTAAGTATTGACCAGGGCGGAGTTTTCTCTACTTCAGAAGTGACCACACACGAAAATCCGATTTTTAAAAAATATGACGTCATTCATTACTGTGTGCCCAATATCGCTTCCAGGGTAAGTAGAACCTCAAGCACTGCTTTGAGCAACATTTTTACCCCCTATTTGATGAAAATTTCCAAGGCAGGCGGAATGGATGAGATGATTTTTACCAGTAAGTGGTTTATGGAAGGTGTGTATGCTTATAAAGGGAGTCTTACTAACCGTTTTATTGCCGACAAACTGGACATGCCCTATAAAGACTTGGGTTTGTTGATGGCAGCGAGGATTTAA
- a CDS encoding D-glycero-alpha-D-manno-heptose-1,7-bisphosphate 7-phosphatase — protein sequence MNKCVFLDRDGVLNRERGTYTYTIADFEIPTGVIEALQELKQAGYLLVVITNQGGIAKGLYTKEDVKACHQYLQQQCGYLLDDLFYSPYHPQYSESLSRKPESFMLEKAVAKYVIDRERSWMIGDSARDIEAAKKIQVNTVQVIAENKPISALADFTAKDLYAAVRLILSQNQTV from the coding sequence ATGAACAAATGTGTTTTTTTAGATAGAGACGGGGTGCTCAATCGTGAGCGGGGTACTTATACGTATACTATTGCCGATTTTGAGATACCCACAGGAGTAATTGAAGCGTTGCAAGAATTAAAGCAGGCGGGATATTTATTGGTGGTGATTACCAACCAAGGAGGCATAGCCAAAGGTTTATATACCAAAGAAGATGTGAAAGCCTGTCACCAATACTTGCAACAGCAATGTGGATACTTGCTCGATGATTTGTTTTATTCACCTTATCACCCCCAGTATAGTGAATCGCTTTCGCGTAAGCCTGAGTCTTTTATGTTAGAAAAAGCCGTTGCCAAGTATGTAATAGACAGGGAAAGGTCGTGGATGATAGGCGATAGTGCCCGTGATATAGAGGCGGCAAAAAAAATACAAGTCAATACAGTACAGGTTATTGCGGAAAATAAACCTATATCGGCACTTGCCGATTTTACTGCTAAAGACTTGTATGCGGCTGTTCGACTTATACTTTCGCAAAACCAAA